A window from Shewanella livingstonensis encodes these proteins:
- a CDS encoding acyl-CoA dehydrogenase C-terminal domain-containing protein — protein MPEYKAPIRDVKFVMQELLDCEGHYQRLGYQDATIDMVDAIIAEAAKLTEQVVAPLNQIGDQQGCTWKDGVVTTPDGFKEAYAQYVEGGWPTLSQSEDFGGQGLPHSLNISIAEMFSSANHSFAMYPGLSHGALATIEAHGTDAQKQQFMPKLVEGKWTGTMCLTEPHCGTDLGMLRTKAELLADGTYSLSGTKIFISAGEHDLSDNIVHIVIARIPGAPEGNKGISLFIVPKFNVNDDGTISDRNGVSCGSIEHKMGINGNATCVINFDGATGHLIGEPNRGLKCMFTFMNAARIGVASEGVAAAEASFQGALAYAKDRLQMRSISGVKNPNGPADPIIVHPDVRRMLLTQKSIAEGGRALISYLAQLVDIGHAEKDEAIKADAETKLALLTPIAKAFLSELGFECTSHGVQILGGHGFIKEWGMEQLMRDTKISCLYEGTTGIQALDLLARKIIGTQGEVLKPFSKDVTVFCQQNMDNPAMAEFIKPIMAYAKEWHELTVLIGGKAMKNPDEIGGASVDYLMFAGYVTLAFFWAKMVKVAQDKLAAGTTETAFYEAKIKTAQFYIQRMLPRAKGHAACIANGVDSMMALDSEDFAF, from the coding sequence ATGCCTGAATATAAAGCCCCCATTCGTGACGTAAAATTTGTTATGCAAGAGCTGTTAGATTGTGAAGGGCACTATCAGCGTTTGGGTTACCAAGATGCCACTATCGACATGGTTGATGCCATTATTGCTGAAGCGGCAAAGTTAACTGAACAGGTTGTTGCCCCATTAAATCAAATTGGCGATCAACAAGGTTGCACATGGAAAGACGGCGTTGTAACCACACCAGATGGATTTAAAGAGGCGTACGCACAATATGTAGAAGGCGGCTGGCCAACGTTATCTCAGTCTGAAGATTTTGGTGGCCAAGGTTTACCTCATTCATTAAATATCAGTATTGCTGAGATGTTCTCTAGTGCTAATCACAGCTTTGCTATGTACCCAGGCTTAAGTCATGGCGCATTAGCCACAATTGAAGCCCACGGTACAGATGCCCAAAAACAACAATTTATGCCTAAGCTTGTCGAAGGAAAGTGGACTGGCACAATGTGTTTAACAGAGCCACATTGTGGTACAGATTTGGGCATGTTGCGCACCAAGGCTGAATTACTAGCTGACGGCACTTATTCATTAAGTGGCACTAAAATCTTTATCTCAGCTGGTGAGCACGATTTGTCAGATAACATTGTCCACATCGTTATTGCGCGTATTCCTGGTGCGCCAGAAGGTAATAAAGGTATTTCGCTGTTTATCGTACCGAAATTTAACGTTAATGACGATGGCACAATTTCAGACAGAAACGGCGTAAGCTGTGGCTCTATTGAACATAAAATGGGTATTAATGGTAACGCAACGTGTGTGATCAACTTTGATGGCGCAACAGGTCACCTTATTGGCGAACCTAATCGCGGCCTAAAATGTATGTTCACCTTTATGAATGCTGCCCGTATTGGCGTAGCAAGTGAAGGTGTGGCAGCCGCTGAAGCGTCATTCCAGGGCGCGTTAGCGTATGCTAAAGATCGCCTACAAATGCGCTCAATTAGCGGTGTTAAAAACCCTAATGGCCCAGCCGATCCAATCATTGTTCATCCAGATGTGCGTAGAATGCTATTAACCCAAAAGTCGATTGCAGAAGGCGGCCGTGCGTTAATTTCGTATCTTGCCCAGCTAGTGGATATTGGCCATGCAGAAAAAGACGAAGCCATTAAAGCTGATGCTGAAACTAAGTTAGCCTTACTAACACCGATTGCTAAAGCCTTTTTATCTGAGCTTGGTTTTGAATGTACCAGTCATGGAGTGCAGATCCTCGGTGGTCATGGCTTTATTAAAGAATGGGGCATGGAACAGCTGATGCGTGATACAAAAATCAGTTGTTTATACGAAGGCACTACTGGTATTCAAGCACTTGATTTGTTAGCCCGTAAAATTATTGGTACTCAAGGCGAAGTGTTAAAGCCTTTCTCTAAAGATGTGACTGTATTCTGCCAACAAAACATGGATAACCCAGCCATGGCTGAGTTTATTAAACCCATCATGGCGTATGCAAAAGAGTGGCATGAGCTGACCGTATTAATTGGTGGTAAAGCGATGAAGAACCCTGATGAAATCGGCGGTGCTTCTGTTGATTACTTGATGTTTGCAGGTTATGTCACGCTTGCATTCTTCTGGGCTAAAATGGTTAAAGTTGCGCAAGATAAACTGGCGGCGGGCACCACAGAGACAGCATTCTATGAAGCGAAAATCAAAACCGCACAATTTTATATTCAACGCATGTTACCTAGAGCAAAAGGTCATGCAGCGTGTATTGCTAATGGTGTTGATTCGATGATGGCACTAGACAGTGAAGACTTTGCTTTTTAA